The sequence TGCCTCTCTATATTCATCCAGCAGGTATTCCCCGCCATGGATGCCTTCCCAGCAATAATCTCCGACTTTTGTCCCAAATAATAACGCCGCCGCTTTATTCTGCGTCAGAATACGGCGTTCCCTTGAAACAAGCCAGGCCGGACTGGGAATGCCCTCCAGCATCAGGCGGAACTGTTCTTCTTTTCGCCTACTTTCCTCCTCCAACCGTTTGCGTTCGCTGATGTCGCGCACAATTCCTACCGCATGCCATTCATTCCTGAACCGCAAAGCAGATAGCGAAAGCTCTACATCAAGCTCCCGCCCGTCTTTATGTCTAGCTTTCACCTCCATTGTTTTTCCTACGGCATTCCCTTCCCCGGTTAACTGAAAATGCTTGAAAGCCTGACTATAAAGCTCATAAACATGTTCGTCCGGCACCAACAGCCGGTGCAGCTCCTTCCCCAGGGCTTCTTCCCGGGAGTAGCCGAAGAGCTGTTCTGCTGCCGGGTTCCAAAAAATGAGGTTTCCCCGCCCATCAAGCATGATGATGGCGTCCCGGGCCGAGCCCATAATGGCACTTAATGTCGCTTCCTTTTCCTTAAGCTCCTCTTCCATTGCTCTGCGTTCAGTCAGGTCAACTACTAGTGCCAGACATAATTTCTCTCCCTCGTAATCGAAAAACTGTAAATTTATTTCCACAGGATACAGGGACCCGTCCTTTCGGCGGTGTACTGTTTCAAACATGACCCGTTCCTGTTCCCCGCTGGCCAGTGGGTTAAGGAGTCTTCGGAAGCTCTCTATGTCAAATTCTGGTTTGATGTCAAGAGGGGTCATGGTGTTCAGCTCTTCAATTGTATATCCCAGGTTTTTTCTGGCAGCCCGGTTAACAGCAACAAACTTTAAGGACTTCGGATGAAAAATATAGAGTTCATTCAGGGAGTTTTCAAAAAGCCGCTCAAACATTCCGGCATGGATATTTGCTTCATGAAGTTTCAAAGCCATTTCCACTGTGGACAGCAGTGCAGCTTTGTCCGTGCCCTTCAGCACAAACCCATAAGCCTTAACCTCTTTTATTTTATCAATAATTTCCCCGGATGTGTTGGCGGTGAGAAATACAACGGGAATATCCCGGGATTTAAGTATTCTGCGGGCAGCATCTATTCCGTCCATTTCCCCTGCCAGTTCGATATCCAT is a genomic window of Koleobacter methoxysyntrophicus containing:
- a CDS encoding PAS domain S-box protein, with the protein product MQKSKKILLVEDSRLTAMVIAELLNKNGYETETAVTGEEALQKISGGFPPDLVLMDIELAGEMDGIDAARRILKSRDIPVVFLTANTSGEIIDKIKEVKAYGFVLKGTDKAALLSTVEMALKLHEANIHAGMFERLFENSLNELYIFHPKSLKFVAVNRAARKNLGYTIEELNTMTPLDIKPEFDIESFRRLLNPLASGEQERVMFETVHRRKDGSLYPVEINLQFFDYEGEKLCLALVVDLTERRAMEEELKEKEATLSAIMGSARDAIIMLDGRGNLIFWNPAAEQLFGYSREEALGKELHRLLVPDEHVYELYSQAFKHFQLTGEGNAVGKTMEVKARHKDGRELDVELSLSALRFRNEWHAVGIVRDISERKRLEEESRRKEEQFRLMLEGIPSPAWLVSRERRILTQNKAAALLFGTKVGDYCWEGIHGGEYLLDEYREAFEKNGSPLPGTKCYFCHGDEALVRNEPVNSEVGLADKIWDTWWIPLGEDIYLHYAADVTKYKKIEEELRRLSITDVLTNAYNRRYFIQKLEEEIERSKRANRKFSLIMLDIDRFKSINDRFGHNAGDLVLRNTAKLIKNRTRKIDTLARWGGEEFVILLPDTTVKNAARLAEELRESLSRMDIPYVGHVTASFGVAGYCPGDTVDTLVQRADNHMYEAKAAGRNCVRYNEEECSKRENSSR